GGACGAGGCCGGGCAGAACCCCTGCGCGCGCGGCGGCTTAAAGCCTCTGCTCCGGGCGATGCCGCCTCCTCTTTCTCCACGCTACCTCCAGCCTCGATGAAGCTCAGCAAATCTCTCCTCGTCCTCCTCGCCGTCGTGCTCGGCGTCGCTATCGGCATGCAGGCCCGCGACGTGGCCTCCAGCAACGCCGAGGCCGACAACCTCCGCAAGATCGAGGAGGCGTTCAACTTCATCGGCCGCAACTACGTCGAGCGCGTCGACTCGGCCAGCCTCTCCGAGGACGCCATCGAGGGCATGCTCAAGGGGCTCGACCCGCACTCGATCTACATCGACGTCTCCGACATGCGCCGCGTGCGCGAGAACTTCGAGGCCTCGTTCGAGGGCATCGGCATCTACTACGAGTTCCTCGACGGCCCCGACGACCGCGACACGCTCGCCGTCCTGATGCCGATCGCCGGGGGGCCGAGCGAGGAGGCCGGGCTGCTCGCCGGCGACCGCATCCTCACCGTCGGCGACACGACGGCCGTCGGGTGGGAGACGCCCGAGGTGGAGAAGTACCTCAAGGGCCCGAAGGGGACCGAGGTCGAGGTGACCGTGCGCCGCCAGGGCTTCGAGCGGCCCATCGCCTTCACCATCACGCGCGACAAGATCCCGCTCCACACCGTCATCGCGAGCCACATGATCGACGAGACGACGGGCTACATCAAGCTCCAGCGCTTCGCCCGGACGACCTACGACGAGTTCATGACCGCGCTGCGCGGCCTCGAAGCGCAGGGCATGGAGCGCCTCGTCTTCGACCTCCGCGGCAACGCCGGTGGCCTGATGGAGATGGCCATCCGCATCTCGGACGAGTTCCTCCCGGCCGGCGACCTGGTGGTCTACACCCAGAGCCGCCGCGCCGACTTCAACCGCGAGTACCGCGCCCGCGCCGGCGGGGCCTTCGAGGACCGCCCGGTGATCGTCCTGGTCGACGAGAACTCGGCGAGCGCCTCCGAGATCGTCGCCGGGGCCCTCCAGGACCACGACCGCGGGCTCGTCGTCGGGCGGCGGACCTTCGGCAAGGGCCTCGTGCAGCAGCAGTTCCAGCTCACCGACGGCAGCGTGCTCCAGATGACGATCTCGCGGTACTACACGCCGGCCGGCCGCCTCATCCAGACCCCCTACGAGCAGGGCGAGACCGACGAGGACTACTACGCCTCGAAGGTGGACCTCGTCGAGGCCGACCGCAAGCTGCTGAGCGGCGAAGACGGGGCCGTGCTCGCGTCGGCGCTCGTCGGCGAGGTGGCTGACTCGCTGCGCTTCACCACCGACGGGGGCCGCACGGTCTACGGCGGCGGCGGGATCCTGCCGGACTACCTCGTCCCGCTCGACACCGTTTCGGCCGCGCTCCGCACGGTCATCGCCCGCAGCCTCGACAGCGAGTTTGCCCGGGCCTACATCGACGAGAACGCCTCCCTCCGCGACGCGTGGGAGGACCGCGAGACCGAGTTCGTCCGCACCTACGAGGTCAGCGACGAGACCTTCCGCGCCTTCGAGGACTACGTCCGCGACCGCGACGTCGAGATCGCCAGCCGCCCGCCCGAAGACGACGCCGACCGGGACAACGTGCTCGTCCGCTCCGAACTCGACGCCGCCCGGCCCGACATCGAGGTGCGCGTCAAGGCCTACCTCGCCCGCCGTCTCTTCGGCATCGCCGCCTTCCACCCGGTCGTGCATGACATCGACCCGACGTTCCTGGAAGCGATGGAGCTGTGGTCGCAGGCCTCGGACCTGGCGGTCATGACCGAGAGGTAGTGGGGCAACAAGGGCCTGACGAGTGAAACGTGATGCGTGGGATCGGGGGCCGACTGGCGGCGTCCGGTCTCACGCATCACACGTTAACGCTTCGCGCGCGGGCAACTTTGCCGCGCGCGTCGTGTCTCGGGGAAGGGCGCGCGTGCCCGGTAGGGTAAAAACGCAGGGCCGTTCACGGTGCGTTGACAATATCGTCGGGTTTCCTGATATTAGAGGCTGGCCCGCGCGCCTCCCCTCGGGGCGCGTCCGACGTCCGCGGCCCCCGTACCCCCACCCTTCTTCTCTCACCCGCATTCTCCTTCCGGAGGTGATTCTATGAAGCTCTACTCCCTCGTCCTCTTGCTCCAAGAAACGGCTGCGGAGACCTCGTTCACGAATGAGCTAGTCCAACGCTTTAACGAAGGCGGTGGCTTCATGTGGCCGGTCCTCATCTGCCTCGTCATCGGCCTCGCGATCGGCATCGAGCGCATCATCACGCTCAACCTGGCCGACACCAACACGCGCAAGTTCCTGGCCCGCGTCAAGGGCGCGCTCGACGAGGGCGGCGTCAGCCGCGCGCTCGAGGTGTGCGAGAACACGCGCGGCCCCGTGGCGAGCGTCTTCCACGCCGGCCTCCTGCGCGCCGACGAAGGGATCAACGCCGTCGAGAAGGCGGTCGTCTCCTACGGCTCGATCGAGATGAGCTTCCTGGAGCGCGGCCTGGTCTGGCTGAGCCTCTTCATCTCGATCGCCCCGATGCTCGGGTTCCTCGGGACGGTGTGGGGCATGGTCGAGGCCTTCGACGCCATCGAGCAGGCGGGCGACATCTCGCCGAGCCTCGTCGCCGGCGGCATCAAGGTGGCGCTGCTGACGACGGTCGGTGGCCTCGTCGTCGCCATCATCCTGCAGTTCTTCTACAACTACGCCGTCTCGAAGATCGACCGGATCGTGGTCGAGATGGAGGAGGCCTCGGTCGAGCTGATCGACTCGCTCGTGCTGATGCAGGGGAGCCGTCCGCTGGCCGAGCCGGTGGCCGCCAAGGCGATCCCGCGCCCGCCCGTCGACCCCGGGGCCAACCCCGCGCAGACCGACATCTAGCCGCCGCCGTTCTCACCCGTAGGGGCACACCCGCGGTGTGCCCCTACGCCACCCAACCTTCACTTCTGCCATGGAAGGACTCGTCCCCATCGCCATCTGGCTGTCGCTGGCCCTCGTCGCGCTCGGCTTCCTCGTCATCGCCGTCTTCGGCATCAAGAGCCTGATCGACGGCAAGCACCGCGTCTGGTCGATTGGCGCGATGGTGCTCCCGCTCGCCATCTTCGGCGTCTGCTACGCGCTCAGCCTGGGCACGGCTGAGCCGGCCACGACCGCGATGATCCTGACGGCGCTCGTGCTCCTCGCCGGCGGCATCGTCGCGATCGTCCTGACCGGCATCAAGGGCGTCTTCAACTGACCCCAGCCGCTCTTCCCGCTTCTAACCACTCCCTCCTATGGGTCTGCTCAAGCGCCGCGCCAGCCGCGAGGCCGAAATCCCGACCTCGTCGCTCGCCGACATCGCGTTCCTGCTCCTGATCTTCTTCCTCGTCACGACCACGATCGACGTGGATACGGGGATCTACATGGAGCTCCCGCCACCGCTCGACGAGGAGACCCCACCGCCGGAGATCCCGGACCGGAACATCCTCACGGTCCTCGTCAACGCCTCGGGCAACGTGCTCCTCGAAGGCGAGTTCACCGAGATCCCCCAGATCCGCCCGGCCGTCAAGCGCTTCATCAACAACCGGGGTGCCGACCCGACGCTCTCGGACAGCCCGGACAAGGGAATCGTCTCGTTCAAGACTGAGCGGCAGTCGAAGTACGAGCAGTACGTCAAGGTGCTCGACGAGATCAAGATGGGCTTCAACGAACTGCGCGCCGAAGAGGCCCGCCGCCTCGGCTTCCGCGACTACGAGGACTACCAGACGCGGCTTCCCCAGGGCGAGGAAGACGCCGTCGCCCAGACCTACCCCTTCCGCATCTCGATTGCCGAGCCGGACGCGACCAACCCGTCGGCCACTGGCTCTGGAAGCTAGAGGAACCAGCCGCTAACAGCTAAAAGCTAACCCCATGTCCGTCCGCTTTCAGAAGAAGTCCGCCCGCACCAAGCAAGACATCCCGACGGCGAGCCTGCCCGACATCGTCTTCATGCTGCTCATCTTCTTCATGGTCTCGACCGTGCTCCGCGAGGTCGACCTCCAGGTGCGCGTCATCCTGCCGGACGCCGAGGCGATCCAGAAGATCGAGCAGAAGCGGCTCGTCTCCTACGTCTACATCGGCCCCGAGAAGCTCGAGGGCACCAGCGTCGGCGACAACCGGGTGCAGATCGACGACGCGCTCGTGCCGGAGATCACCGAGATCCGCCAGCTCATGTTCCGCCGCCTCCAGGACGAGCCGCGCACGATCATCTCGCTCCGCGTGGACCAGGAGTCGGAGACGGGCATCCTCTACGACGTGCAGCAGGAGCTCCGCGAGGCGGGGACGCTGCGTATCAATTATTCGACAAAGCGGCTCACGCCGTCGTGAGCGCCGCCGCGGCGATTCTATCTTTGAAGCGAAGAAGCCCTGCCGAGTGCGGGGCTTTTTCGTTGGCCCCCGTCCCGCTTTGGCCCCCATTCCGTTTCCGAGAGCTCTCCACCCCGCCATGTCCTACACCATCACCCTCCTTCCCGGCGACGGCATCGGCCCCGAGGTCACCGACGCCACGCTCCAGGTACTCGGCGCCACCGGCATCGACTTCGACTGGGACGAGCAGACCGCCGGCATGGCCGCCTACGAGTCCGGCGGCGACCCGCTCCCCGAGACCGTCGTCGAGTCGGTCCGCCACAACAAGGTGGCGCTCAAAGGCCCCCTCACGACGCCCGTCGGGACCGGCTTCCGCAGCGCCAACGTCCAGCTCCGGCAGGCGCTCGACCTCTACGCCAACGTCCGCCCGTGCGTCTCGCTGCCCAACACGAAGGCGCGCTACGAGGGCGTGGACCTCATCATCTTCCGCGAGAACACCGAGGGCCTCTACGCCGGGATCGAGTACTTCGACACCCGCAACCAGATCGCCGACTCGATTGCCCGCGTGACGCGCCGGGGGTCCGAGAAGATCATCCGCTTCGCCTTCGAGCAGGCTCAGCGGCAGGACCGCGAGCGGCTCACGCTCGTCCACAAGGCCAATATCCTCAAGAAGACCGGCGGTATGTTCCTCGACATTGGCCGCGAGACCGCCCGCGACTTCCCCGGCCTCACCTTCGACGACCGGATTGTGGACAACATGGCGATGCAGCTCGTCGTCTACCCCGAGCGCTACGACTGCATCGTGACGACGAACCTGTTCGGGGACATCCTCTCGGACCTCGCCGCCGGCCTCGTCGGCGGCCTCGGCGTGACGGGCGGGGCCAACATCGGCGACGAGCACG
This genomic window from Bacteroidota bacterium contains:
- a CDS encoding S41 family peptidase; the encoded protein is MKLSKSLLVLLAVVLGVAIGMQARDVASSNAEADNLRKIEEAFNFIGRNYVERVDSASLSEDAIEGMLKGLDPHSIYIDVSDMRRVRENFEASFEGIGIYYEFLDGPDDRDTLAVLMPIAGGPSEEAGLLAGDRILTVGDTTAVGWETPEVEKYLKGPKGTEVEVTVRRQGFERPIAFTITRDKIPLHTVIASHMIDETTGYIKLQRFARTTYDEFMTALRGLEAQGMERLVFDLRGNAGGLMEMAIRISDEFLPAGDLVVYTQSRRADFNREYRARAGGAFEDRPVIVLVDENSASASEIVAGALQDHDRGLVVGRRTFGKGLVQQQFQLTDGSVLQMTISRYYTPAGRLIQTPYEQGETDEDYYASKVDLVEADRKLLSGEDGAVLASALVGEVADSLRFTTDGGRTVYGGGGILPDYLVPLDTVSAALRTVIARSLDSEFARAYIDENASLRDAWEDRETEFVRTYEVSDETFRAFEDYVRDRDVEIASRPPEDDADRDNVLVRSELDAARPDIEVRVKAYLARRLFGIAAFHPVVHDIDPTFLEAMELWSQASDLAVMTER
- a CDS encoding MotA/TolQ/ExbB proton channel family protein, whose protein sequence is MKLYSLVLLLQETAAETSFTNELVQRFNEGGGFMWPVLICLVIGLAIGIERIITLNLADTNTRKFLARVKGALDEGGVSRALEVCENTRGPVASVFHAGLLRADEGINAVEKAVVSYGSIEMSFLERGLVWLSLFISIAPMLGFLGTVWGMVEAFDAIEQAGDISPSLVAGGIKVALLTTVGGLVVAIILQFFYNYAVSKIDRIVVEMEEASVELIDSLVLMQGSRPLAEPVAAKAIPRPPVDPGANPAQTDI
- a CDS encoding biopolymer transporter ExbD, with product MGLLKRRASREAEIPTSSLADIAFLLLIFFLVTTTIDVDTGIYMELPPPLDEETPPPEIPDRNILTVLVNASGNVLLEGEFTEIPQIRPAVKRFINNRGADPTLSDSPDKGIVSFKTERQSKYEQYVKVLDEIKMGFNELRAEEARRLGFRDYEDYQTRLPQGEEDAVAQTYPFRISIAEPDATNPSATGSGS
- a CDS encoding biopolymer transporter ExbD, giving the protein MSVRFQKKSARTKQDIPTASLPDIVFMLLIFFMVSTVLREVDLQVRVILPDAEAIQKIEQKRLVSYVYIGPEKLEGTSVGDNRVQIDDALVPEITEIRQLMFRRLQDEPRTIISLRVDQESETGILYDVQQELREAGTLRINYSTKRLTPS
- a CDS encoding isocitrate/isopropylmalate dehydrogenase family protein, encoding MSYTITLLPGDGIGPEVTDATLQVLGATGIDFDWDEQTAGMAAYESGGDPLPETVVESVRHNKVALKGPLTTPVGTGFRSANVQLRQALDLYANVRPCVSLPNTKARYEGVDLIIFRENTEGLYAGIEYFDTRNQIADSIARVTRRGSEKIIRFAFEQAQRQDRERLTLVHKANILKKTGGMFLDIGRETARDFPGLTFDDRIVDNMAMQLVVYPERYDCIVTTNLFGDILSDLAAGLVGGLGVTGGANIGDEHAVFEAVHGSAPDIAGQGKANPTAMIRSAEMMLRYLGEKDAANAVRSAIFEVYAEGTHLTPDLGGSASTSEFAARLADAVQQVTSVG